The following proteins are co-located in the Manihot esculenta cultivar AM560-2 chromosome 9, M.esculenta_v8, whole genome shotgun sequence genome:
- the LOC110623038 gene encoding F-box protein PP2-A15, which translates to MGASLSNLTEGASGPGLGDIPESCVACVFTYLTPPEICNLARLNRAFRGAASSDSVWEKKLPPNYKDLLDLLPPERYQNLSKKDIFAQLSRPVPFDDGNKEVWLDRVTGRVCMSISAKGMTITGIEDRRYWNWVPTEESRFHVVAYLQQIWWFEVDGVVKFPFPADIYTLSFRLHLGRFAKRLGRRVCNFEHTHGWDIKPVRFELSTSDGQQASSESCLDETEQEEAYGNHKRGLWIEYKVGEFVVTDSVPATEVRFSMKQIDCTHSKGGLCVDSVFIIPSDLKEGKRRGVLK; encoded by the exons ATGGGTGCGTCTCTATCAAACCTGACGGAGGGAGCCAGCGGTCCAGGACTCGGAGATATACCGGAAAGCTGCGTGGCGTGCGTGTTTACCTACCTGACGCCACCGGAAATTTGCAATCTAGCTCGATTGAACCGAGCGTTTAGAGGCGCCGCATCATCTGATTCCGTTTGGGAGAAGAAGTTGCCGCCTAATTATAAAGATCTGCTCGATTTGCTCCCTCCTGAACGGTACCAGAATTTGTCCAAGAAGGATATCTTTGCCCAACTCTCGCGTCCCGTTCCATTTGATGATGGCAATAAG GAGGTGTGGTTAGATAGAGTGACGGGAAGGGTATGCATGTCAATATCGGCCAAAGGTATGACTATAACAGGGATTGAGGACCGGAGATATTGGAATTGGGTTCCCACTGAAGAATCCAG ATTCCATGTTGTGGCCTATTTGCAGCAAATATGGTGGTTTGAGGTAGATGGGGTTGTAAAGTTTCCATTTCCAGCTGATATCTATACTCTGTCCTTCAGGCTTCACCTGGGAAGATTTGCCAAAAGGTTGGGACGACGTGTATGCAACTTTGAGCACACTCATGGTTGGGATATAAAGCCAGTACGGTTTGAGTTGTCTACTTCTGATGGTCAGCAAGCATCATCTGAAAGTTGTTTAGATGAGACTGAACAAGAAGAAGCATATGGCAACCATAAACGTGGATTGTGGATAGAGTACAAGGTAGGTGAATTTGTTGTCACTGACTCAGTACCTGCCACTGAGGTCCGATTTTCGATGAAACAAATTGATTGCACACATTCCAAAGGTGGGCTTTGTGTAGATTCAGTTTTTATTATCCCCAGTGATCTCAAGGAAGGTAAAAGAAGAGGGGTTTTGAAGTAG